The Vibrio aerogenes nucleotide sequence AATTTTTTAAGACTTGCATAATCCACCTCACCATCAGGGTTGAACGGCGTAATTAACGCAACAATACTTCCAGAAAACATGTCTTTCTCCATAAAATGATCCTTTCTGCATGGTACTGTAATGACGCTGAAAAAAACAAGTCAAGCCGCATGCTTATTTGTATTTCTCAGATAAATATTAATCCGGGTGACATTCTATCATGACAGTTTTGTATCCCGGTCCGGAAAAGCGATAAAATCATGCCTCGATCATCTAAACTTTCGGGTACAAATGTTGTTCAGTCTGAAAAGCATTTTGAACAAGGCATGAGAAGAGATGTACCATGACTCAATGCAAATGACGAATAACAACGTCAACTTATATAAAAAATAAACAAATCGTATCGCAACAATGTACACAAAAAGTCACCTGCTCCAGATATATCAACAATAAAAGCAGTCAAAATAAGGAAACATAATGAATACGTTACAACCAGGTGTACCAGCTCCTGATTTTTCTCTTCAGGATCAAGACGGCAATTCTGTCTCTCTGAGCCAGTTTAAAGGAAAGAAAGTTCTGCTCTATTTTTACCCGAAAGCGATGACTCCGGGATGTACAGTTCAGGCTCAGGGACTCAGAGATGTAAAAAAAGAACTGGATGATAAGAATGTTGTGGTTTTAGGCGTCAGTATCGACCCGGTCAAACGTCTGACAAAATTTATAGAACGGGATAATCTCAACTTTACCCTGTTGTCAGACGAAGACCATCAAGTCGCTGAAAGCTTTGGGACTTGGGGGGAGAAAAAGTTCATGGGGAAAATTTATGACGGACTGCATCGTATTAGTTTTTTGATTGATGAGAATGGCACAATTGAACACGTATTCAATAAGTTCAAAACCAAAGATCACCATCAGGTTGTTCTGGATTATTTAGATCAAAAATAGTCCGCTTTGAGATCAGACACAATAGTTCAGAGCCAATCCAAGACATAAAAAACCCCGGTAATTGCAGTGTCCAATTACCGGGGTCACTTGATGTTTTTTAATCTCCTCTGATCAACATCAGACCACAAACTTATTCAATAGCTGTTCTTGTTGGTGAACTTTCTCAACCTG carries:
- the bcp gene encoding thioredoxin-dependent thiol peroxidase — protein: MNTLQPGVPAPDFSLQDQDGNSVSLSQFKGKKVLLYFYPKAMTPGCTVQAQGLRDVKKELDDKNVVVLGVSIDPVKRLTKFIERDNLNFTLLSDEDHQVAESFGTWGEKKFMGKIYDGLHRISFLIDENGTIEHVFNKFKTKDHHQVVLDYLDQK